The genomic stretch TCGGTGAGTTCGACGCCGAGGGCGGGCAGGTGGAGCCGCGCCACCTTCTCGTCGAGGATCTTGGGCAGCACGTGCACACCGGTGCCGTACTCCCCCGTGCCTGCCTTGGCGAAGAGCTCCATCTGGGCGATGACCTGGTTGGTGAAGGAGTTGGACATGACAAATGAAGGGTGGCCGGTGGCGTTGCCCAGGTTCAGCAGGCGGCCCTCCGACAGGACGATGACGGAGCGCTCCTGGGCGGTGCCGCGGTCAAACACCCATTCGTGGACCTGCGGCTTGATCTCCACCTGGGTGGCGTTGCCCAGACGGGAGAGCCCGGCCATGTCGATCTCGTTGTCGAAGTGGCCGATGTTGCCCACGATCGCCTTGTCCTTCATCGCCAGCATGTTGGCGGCGGTGATGATGCCCGTGCCGCCGGTGGCGGTGATGAAGATGTCGCCCTGGCCGATGATCGATTCCAGCCGCGCCACCTGGTGGCCGTCCATGGCGGCCTGCAGCGCGCAGATGGGGTCGATTTCGGTGACGATGACGCGGGCGCCCTGGCCGCGCAGCGCCTCGGCCGCACCCTTGCCGACGTCGCCGTAGCCGCAGACGACGGCGACCTTCCCGCCGATGAGCACGTCCGTGGCCCGCATGATGCCGTCCGGGAGGGAGTGGCGGATGCCGTACCTGTTGTCGAACTTGGACTTCGTGACGGAGTCGTTGACGTTGATGGCCGGGAACAGCAGCCTGCCCCCGGCGGCCAGCTGGTACAGGCGGTGGACGCCGGTGGTGGTTTCCTCCGTGACGCCGCGTATCTGGGCGGCGGTGCGCGTCCACTTCCGGGGGTCCTGGTTGAGGGAGTCGCGCAGGGCTGCGAGGAACACGGCGCCCTCCGCGGAGTCCTGCTCCGTGGTGTCGGGAACGCGTCCGGCAGCCTCAAACTCGGCGCCCCTGTGGACCAGCATGGTGGCGTCGCCGCCGTCGTCCAGGATCATGTTGGCCCCCTTGGCCGGGTCCCTTGCCGAGCCGGGCCAGGAGAAGATCTGTTGCGCCGTCCACCAGTATTCCTCCAGGGTCTCGCCCTTCCACGCGAACACCGGGACGCCGGAGGGGTGTTCGGGGGTGCCGTCGCCGACCACGACGGCGGCCGCGGCTTCGTCCTGTGTGGAGAAGATGTTGCAGGAGGCCCAGCGGACCTCGGCGCCCAGCGCGGTGAGCGTTTCAATAAGCACTGCCGTCTGGACCGTCATGTGGAGCGAGCCGGCAATGCGGGCGCCCTTCAGCGGCAGGCTGTCCCCGAATTCGGCGCGCAGGCTCATGAGCCCGGGCATTTCAAACTCTGCCAGGCGGATCTGGTGCCGGCCCGCCTCAGCCAGGCCGATGTCGGCCACCTTGTATCCTGCCGGGACCTGGGGTGCTGCTGCGTGGCTCATGAAACGTCCTTCGAATGCGAATAAGAGGAGGTTGCGTATTGAGTTGTGCGGCGGGGCCCGGCGGGTGGGGCCGGGTTCGGCCGGGTGCAGCCGGCTCAGGCCGTGATTTGCTCCGGGCGCAGCAAAAGGGCGATGCCCTCATCAATGGTGTAGCGCAATGGCGTGCCTTCAGGCCCGTTGGCGGTGCTCAGCAGGCTTTGTCCGTCCTGGACCAGTGTGGATCCGGTGACGGGGCACCGCAGGATTGCCAGCAATTCTTCGCTGATGTTCGCCATGGTCTTCTTCCTTCAGGGATGTCCCGCCGCAGTCCGGTGGCGCGGGGCTTTTCAGTCTAGTCGCGCAGGACCCTTTTGTTCAGGACCGCACGTTGTGGTGGATGCCGGGCCGCACGGCGGCCGGCCATTCCTAGTCACGCAAAATGCGAAGGTGGCCACGCCGCCCGGGTTCGCCCGCCGCAGCGCCTTCGGGCGGCTCCAGGGTGGTGCGGGGCTGGCGCATGGCGGCGGGAGCACCGGCGTCGCCCGGGGAGGCATTGGCGGCTTCGCGCACCGCGTCCGCCAGTGCCAAAAGGTCGTCGGGGCCGGGTGCCGGGGGCTTGTCCGACCGCGCCAGGTGGATGACTTCCCAGCCCAGCGGGGCGGTCAGCCGGGCCGAATGCTTGGCACAAAGGTCGTAACAATGCGGCTCGGCAAAGGTGGCCAGGGGGCCAAGCACCGCCGTAGAATCCGCATACACGTACGTCAAAGTTGCCACGGCCGGTTCACGGCAGGCGGATCTGGTGCATTGACGAAGGGTTCCCACGGTTCCCCACACTACCCTTACCGCGCCAATATTTCCCCCTTGTGCCGCCATTTCCCCTTAGCTGGCGAGGGGGCCTAGAGTGAATTGATGGAGTCCACGGAGATTTGATGCAGTTCAACACCAGCCGCGGCGATGATTCGCTGCGCATATCGCTTGTTCCGGACGCTCCCGACGGCGGGCCGGCCGCCTCTGCTGCGCCCCGGCCGTTCGCCAGGCGCCGCCGCGACCGCCACGGCCGTGGGCTGCGCGGACCGCTGCTGCCGCAGGACCTGCCGGGCGCGCGCACCCGGGCCGAAAAGTTTGAGGACCTGGTGGTGGACTCCGCCGAGAGGCTGCGTGAGCTGTGGCCTGCGGCCCTGGGGAACGTGGGCTGGCTCGTGGAAGAGATTCCAAGCGACCTGGAGTCGCTCGTGGCATCCGGGGAATCGGCGCCGCTGGGCAAGTACACCCGGGAGATGCCTGCCGCGGCAGGCCAGCCCGAGCAGCTGGCGGTCATTGCCATCTACCGCCACCCGGTGGAGGCCCTCTGCGACACCCCCGGACAGGTCCGGGAGCTGATCCACGAGGTCATGATTGAGCAGGTGGCCGGGCTGCTCAACATTGATCCGGACACCGTGGACCCGTTGTTCCGCCGATACCGGGGGCACTGACCCGCCGGGCCCTTGGACCATGATCCGCGCGCCAGCACCCCAGGCAGGCGCATGCGCCAGTCCGGGAGGGCTACCAGCCGGTGATGATCTTGATGGCTCCGCCGCCGGAGGTGGCGCCCGGAATGGGAAGCACGGCGATGTCGGCCGAATCCTCCGTGGACAGCAACTGCGAACCAAACGTTGGTGCACCCGCCACGGACACCAGCACGGCCGCTGTCTGCCCGCCCAGGGTTTCCCGCGGATCCACGGACAGTGTGGTGCCGGCCTTCAGGTCAAGGTCCTTGGCCTTGCCCAGCGTCCCGTCTTCGGCAATGGGCACCAGCCGCAGTGTCGCGGCGCCGGAGGGCGCAGTGAACACCAGCGACGACGCAACATCCGCCGGCACGGCCATCAGCTGGGAGCTTCCCAGCCGGTCGGTCGAGGGCGCGAAGGCCACGTCCACGGCATCGCCGGGCTTCGTGGAGTTGACCATGCGCACCGTGGCCGCCACGGACTCGTCCGAGGAGATGCTGACTGAGTAGTCGCCCTCGGGAAGGCCCTTCAGCTCCAGCGGGGTGACGGAACCGGCAAGGGCAGTGAACACGCCGCCGTCCGGCAGCGCAACCTGGCCCTTGGGGCCGTACGCCTTGACCTCCACGACGGCGTCGCGGGCGCCGGGGACGGTGACCAGCAGGGCCGTGGACGCGTCGGCGTAGCCGTCCTGCTCGTAAATCTTGGTTGCCGCGGCCGGGTCCTGCACCCGCACGCCGGCAATGCCCAGCTCAGTGGCAGGCGCCTGCACGGGGGCGATGTAGTCCACGCCGCCGGGCGTGAGCCCGCGCAGGACCGACTGCTGGATGGCGGCACCCACGGCGCCGCCGGTGCTCTTGACCTGCACGCTCAGCAGGTCCTGGTCGGGCGCCAGCCCGGCAAGGACCACCTGCCGCACAGTGCCCGGCGCCACGACAAGCCCCTTGCCGCCCGCCGTCTGCACCGGGCCCTGGCTGGAGAACAGCTCCAGGGAAACCGTGGCGGGGCTCGGGGAGGAGTTGGACAGCGACAGCACGGCCGTGCGGCCGATCGCCGTGCTGGCGCCCGTGAGCCACAACTCGTTGGACGGGGTCTGGCAGGTGGCGGCGGCAAGCCCGGTAAGGTCGCCGTCGCCGGCCTGGACCACCACGGCGCCGGCGCCCTGCGGCACCTCGCCGCCCAGCGGTGTGATGCGCAGCGCGGACGGCGCCCCGGCGTCCTGCCCGCGCAGCACCTTGGCGCGCATCTTCGGCTCGCCCGTCACCGTCTTCGCACCGGCATCGGCCACAGCCTCCTCCGACAGCGTGAACAGCGGTGAGAATGCCCCGTCGAGCGACTGCACGCTCGCTGCGGGGAGCCCGCCGTCGGCCTTGCTCAGGACCACTGTGCTCAGTTTCGTGGTGGTGGTGGAGGAGCCGGCGGCAAATTCCGGGTCAGCGCCTTCGGCCGCACCGGCCAGCAGCTGCGTGGGACCCAGGCAGTTGGAGGTGGCGTCACCCACCGGCAGCTGGTGGGGCAGGATTTCCGTCTGCGCCGTGGCGTTGACGCCCGGATACAGCGTCCCGGCCGCCACCGCCGCGGCCACCACGGCGAGGGTTGTGGTTCCAGCCACTACTGCAGGCCACCGACGGCGAATCTTGGTTTTGCTCCCGTCCCGCCTTTTCCCCTGCCCGGCCAGGGCAGGCTCGGGCGCCGCCGGGCGGGCCCTGCGCCGCCGGGACTGGGGCTGCACGGGTTCTCCTGCCGTGGCCGCAGCGTCCGGTGTGGCATCCGGCTTGGTGCCCGATTTGGTGCCAGGTGTGGCCTTGTCGGCGCCAGGCTTGGCGTTCTCGGCGGCAGCCTTCGGTGTGGCGTTGTCAGGCACGGTGTCGGGTGCGTGCTTTCCGGCCGGGGATTGACCTGCCGTGGCGCCCAGCATGGCGTACGCGGCGTCGGCGGTGGTGGCGCCGCCGGATGCGGTGGGCGGCACCACGGTGGCGGGCGCGGCATCACCGGGTGCAGGCGCGGCGGCGGGTGTGGCGCTGCCGGTTGCAGGGTCGGCTGCGGGAGCCTCCTTCGCGGCGGGCCGTTCAGGGAGCCTTTGCACTTCGCCGGGAACGCTCGGCTTGCGGATGTTGTCCATGTCAGGCACCTCGACCAACCCTTTGCAATGATGCTTCATCCCGGTACGCACCGGTGCGGCCGCGGCGTGCCCGGACGGGCAGCGCCAACAGCAGTGTCAGGCCAAACAGCACCAGCTGCACGGCGCGGATCGCCAGGTTCATGGGCTCGACGTAGCGGATCTCCAGCTGCCCGGCGCCGGCCGGCAGTTCAAAGGCCTGCGCCCAGCCGGCCGCGACCGCCTTCAGGGGTGCACCGTCCAGCGTGGCTTCCCAGCCGGCGTCGAAACGCTCAGCCATGACCACCCGGCGTGCGCCGTCGGCGGCCGGGATTGCAGCGACCACCGACTGGCCGAGGGATGCCACGGGTGCCACCACTGCCCCGTCGGCATCGACCAGCCGGACCCGGTTGATGACATCGCTGCTGCCGGGGTCCTTGTAGTTGGGCTTGACCCGCCAGAGCCAGCCGGATTCCGTGGGGCCCACGGTGTCCAGGCCGGGCACGGCCTCCAACTCGCCGGCCAGCAGTTCGGCAGCGGTGTCGCCGGGGCGGAGCACCACAAAGCCCACGCCGAGTTCAATGAGGCCGGGCCGCGGGTCGATCCCGGACTTGGAGAGAATCGTGGCAACGCTGCCCTCAAGGACGGCGGTGGCCGCATCAACGGGGGCCAGCTGTTCCTCGCCGGGCGGTCCGGAAATCCTGGCTGCACCCGCCACCACATTGGTGGCGTCAAGCGTGGTGCCTTCGCCCTGCATGAGTGAGGCGTGCACGCCGCCGCCGGACAGCACGGTCAGCACAAGGGTGCGGCTGGCTTCGGGGCCGGTGCCACGATCCGCGGCCGTGGCGGGGATGATGCCCACTGTGGCGGCCTGCGGCAGGAACGGCCCCGTCAAGGAGGCTGCGGACAGCTGCCCCGTGAACTGCTGGGTGCTCCAGAGCCCCAGGCTGGCCACGGGCGCTGCCACCAGCAGCACGGAGAGCACGGCGGCCATGGTCCTGGCCATTCGGTGCCGGCCGGTGTCTGCACCGGCGTCCCAGGCGCGGCGGGCCAGCGCGTCAAAACCAAGGAGGGCCGCACCCAGCAGCGCAAACAAGGCGAGAGAGATGGCGGGCCCGTTGAACGGCGTCACCAGATTGACGCCGTCGAACGCGACGGCGATGAACTTGCCGGCATAGGCGGCAGCCAGGCCCAGCATCGCCACGAGCCAGAGCACGCGGACCAGTCGGGTGCGGCGCAGGGGCAGCACCAGCGCCACTGCCGCCGCGAGCACCAGCGGTGCCCCAATGACGGCGACGGCCACCCAGCCGAGCCATGGTGCCGTGGCGAAATCGCCCAGGCCGGGGAGCCCCAGGCCCGGGTCCACCTGGTCGGGGAAGCCGAGCAGCTGCTGCCAGGCCGGTCCGGGGAAGGACACCAGCGGCATGCCGGGGTCGGCGAGCAGCGCCCGGGGGTTCTCCCATGCGGACCAGCCCAGCGGCAGGAACAGTGCGGCCGGCGGGATGAGCGCCCACCAAATGGTCTTGCCGCGGCGGCCCGTGAACACGGCGGCCAGCACAATGCCCACCACGGCCACGGGGAACAGGCTCGGGGCGGCGGCGGTGGCCGCGGCGAGGGCCAGGCCGGCAGCGGCGGCGGCGGTCCACGAGGGGTTCCCGCCCACGCCGGGACGGCCCAGCTTGGTGATGACCACGGTGTCGGAACCGGCTAGAGCGCCGGGAATGAGCACCGTCCTGGGTTCCGGCGCGGCGGCGGCACCCACGGCACGGATGAGCCCCAGCATGACGAGGGGGATGAGAATGTGCGCCACGACGGCGCCAAGCCGTCCCTGCCCAACGCCCACCAGCAGCACTGGCACGCCGGCCCAGAGCAGTCCGGCAACCACGCGTGGCCAGCGCCGCAGGGTCAGGGCTCCGGCGCCCAGCCAGGCGGTAAAGGCGGACAGCGGCAGCGCCAACACCACCAGCCAGACCACGGCAGAGGAGCCGTCGCCGCCCAGGGCGGACAACACCAGGAGCACAAAGTTGAAGGGGTTGGCGGCGCCGGGCAGGCCGGAACCGAGCGATGCCCACCAGCTGGTGGCATGCGCC from Arthrobacter stackebrandtii encodes the following:
- the ahcY gene encoding adenosylhomocysteinase, whose amino-acid sequence is MSHAAAPQVPAGYKVADIGLAEAGRHQIRLAEFEMPGLMSLRAEFGDSLPLKGARIAGSLHMTVQTAVLIETLTALGAEVRWASCNIFSTQDEAAAAVVVGDGTPEHPSGVPVFAWKGETLEEYWWTAQQIFSWPGSARDPAKGANMILDDGGDATMLVHRGAEFEAAGRVPDTTEQDSAEGAVFLAALRDSLNQDPRKWTRTAAQIRGVTEETTTGVHRLYQLAAGGRLLFPAINVNDSVTKSKFDNRYGIRHSLPDGIMRATDVLIGGKVAVVCGYGDVGKGAAEALRGQGARVIVTEIDPICALQAAMDGHQVARLESIIGQGDIFITATGGTGIITAANMLAMKDKAIVGNIGHFDNEIDMAGLSRLGNATQVEIKPQVHEWVFDRGTAQERSVIVLSEGRLLNLGNATGHPSFVMSNSFTNQVIAQMELFAKAGTGEYGTGVHVLPKILDEKVARLHLPALGVELTELSAQQAAYLGLDTAGPYKPGHYRY
- a CDS encoding DUF3499 domain-containing protein — encoded protein: MGTLRQCTRSACREPAVATLTYVYADSTAVLGPLATFAEPHCYDLCAKHSARLTAPLGWEVIHLARSDKPPAPGPDDLLALADAVREAANASPGDAGAPAAMRQPRTTLEPPEGAAAGEPGRRGHLRILRD
- a CDS encoding metallopeptidase family protein, with the translated sequence MQFNTSRGDDSLRISLVPDAPDGGPAASAAPRPFARRRRDRHGRGLRGPLLPQDLPGARTRAEKFEDLVVDSAERLRELWPAALGNVGWLVEEIPSDLESLVASGESAPLGKYTREMPAAAGQPEQLAVIAIYRHPVEALCDTPGQVRELIHEVMIEQVAGLLNIDPDTVDPLFRRYRGH
- a CDS encoding DUF5719 family protein, with the translated sequence MDNIRKPSVPGEVQRLPERPAAKEAPAADPATGSATPAAAPAPGDAAPATVVPPTASGGATTADAAYAMLGATAGQSPAGKHAPDTVPDNATPKAAAENAKPGADKATPGTKSGTKPDATPDAAATAGEPVQPQSRRRRARPAAPEPALAGQGKRRDGSKTKIRRRWPAVVAGTTTLAVVAAAVAAGTLYPGVNATAQTEILPHQLPVGDATSNCLGPTQLLAGAAEGADPEFAAGSSTTTTKLSTVVLSKADGGLPAASVQSLDGAFSPLFTLSEEAVADAGAKTVTGEPKMRAKVLRGQDAGAPSALRITPLGGEVPQGAGAVVVQAGDGDLTGLAAATCQTPSNELWLTGASTAIGRTAVLSLSNSSPSPATVSLELFSSQGPVQTAGGKGLVVAPGTVRQVVLAGLAPDQDLLSVQVKSTGGAVGAAIQQSVLRGLTPGGVDYIAPVQAPATELGIAGVRVQDPAAATKIYEQDGYADASTALLVTVPGARDAVVEVKAYGPKGQVALPDGGVFTALAGSVTPLELKGLPEGDYSVSISSDESVAATVRMVNSTKPGDAVDVAFAPSTDRLGSSQLMAVPADVASSLVFTAPSGAATLRLVPIAEDGTLGKAKDLDLKAGTTLSVDPRETLGGQTAAVLVSVAGAPTFGSQLLSTEDSADIAVLPIPGATSGGGAIKIITGW
- a CDS encoding glycosyltransferase family 2 protein; this translates as MVVAHNGGAYLPKVLAALAAQTRPADQVLAADTASTDNSGELLRKELGERQVISLDGRKGYGSAVDAVLAHQVRLRAGAVAPARSGNGGVAVLEPAAAGSNEWIWLLQDDAEPAPDALRLLLEATERATTATVVGCKQLDWDNHRRLVDVGLWADKWFDRFTLVGIDEQDQGQYDDHADMFAVNTAGMLVRRDVFEKLGGFDPALPGTGDDLDFCARVRLQGDRVLVVPDAHMYHVAHRPEGAGSAVAARKAGIFLRLKHAPAAAVPFLAAGTFLAALYWLVAGFVLKAPGHAVRMFAATCSGLLRPVTLLRSRRALAAQRTKPRSSLRGLMVNGRVARAHLKMLRETLDPDEDPSQDPGTGPTILEPTGETHHQAVAPLAPVKTSPIVSALALTVLLAILSVLALSRFLGAPALTGGALLPVSAQIGQVWAHATSWWASLGSGLPGAANPFNFVLLVLSALGGDGSSAVVWLVVLALPLSAFTAWLGAGALTLRRWPRVVAGLLWAGVPVLLVGVGQGRLGAVVAHILIPLVMLGLIRAVGAAAAPEPRTVLIPGALAGSDTVVITKLGRPGVGGNPSWTAAAAAGLALAAATAAAPSLFPVAVVGIVLAAVFTGRRGKTIWWALIPPAALFLPLGWSAWENPRALLADPGMPLVSFPGPAWQQLLGFPDQVDPGLGLPGLGDFATAPWLGWVAVAVIGAPLVLAAAVALVLPLRRTRLVRVLWLVAMLGLAAAYAGKFIAVAFDGVNLVTPFNGPAISLALFALLGAALLGFDALARRAWDAGADTGRHRMARTMAAVLSVLLVAAPVASLGLWSTQQFTGQLSAASLTGPFLPQAATVGIIPATAADRGTGPEASRTLVLTVLSGGGVHASLMQGEGTTLDATNVVAGAARISGPPGEEQLAPVDAATAVLEGSVATILSKSGIDPRPGLIELGVGFVVLRPGDTAAELLAGELEAVPGLDTVGPTESGWLWRVKPNYKDPGSSDVINRVRLVDADGAVVAPVASLGQSVVAAIPAADGARRVVMAERFDAGWEATLDGAPLKAVAAGWAQAFELPAGAGQLEIRYVEPMNLAIRAVQLVLFGLTLLLALPVRARRGRTGAYRDEASLQRVGRGA